Part of the Ignavibacteriales bacterium genome is shown below.
AGAAAATGCAAGTGATATTCTGGACGATCTGAGAGTGAAATTAATAGAGATGTTAAGAAAAACAATCCGACCAGAGTTCTTAAACAGAATTGATGAAGTAATAATTTTTAAACCATTGCTTAAAAATGAACTTAGAGAAATAGTCGATTTACAGCTTCAAAAATTAGTTAGATCACTTGGTGAAAAAAACATATTGCTTAAAGTTGATGATGAAGCGAAAGATTGGCTCGCAAAAATTGGTTATGATGTAACTTATGGTGCCAGACCATTAAAACGAACTATCCAGAAATATTTAGTTAACCCACTCTCCCAGGAAATATTAATGAATAATTTTAGAAGCGGAGATTCAATAGTTGTTCGGGTTGGCGAAAATGGAAAATTTAGTTTTATCAAGCAGTAATATTTTTGTGGAGATTATATGTTAGAAAAAATTAAAACTTCAGTAACAATTTCTACTACGCCGGAAATATTATATAAAGCCTGGTTAAACAGTAAAGAGCACAGTGCATTCACTGGTGGAAAAGCAGTTGTTAGTTCTAAAGTCGGAGCAGGTTATACCGCCTGGAATGGTTACATTTCTGGAAAAAATATTTTACTCTATTCAAATAAAAAAATTATTCAATCATGGCGGTCAACAGATTTTCCTGCTGGTTGTCCGGATTCAAGGTTAGAAATAATTTTTGGTGCCACAAAAACCGGAACAAAAATTACTTTAATTCATTCTGATTTACCGGAAGGACAAGGGAATGATTATAAAAAAGGTTGGAAAGATTTTTATTTCCAACCAATGAAGAAATATTATAAGAAAAAATAGATCCCAGCATAGAAATATTTTTGTGAAAACAAATGGTTGTTGCCAATTGCAATCCTATCTTGGAGTAGTTGTTTATTTGTTTCCCGCTAATTTTTTATATTTGTTTTGCAAATAAATAACCCGGGAGTTCGTTATGAAAAAATCAGTTTTAATTCTTCTTATAGGAAGCAGAAAAGAATCAGCAATCAATGTTCAAAAAGTGCTTACTGGCTGGGGATGCCTAATCAAAACGCGTCTTGGTATACACGACGGTGTTCTGGATAATTGTTCTGACCAGGGTCTTTTAATATTGGAATTAGTAGGTGAGCCGACACAAAAAGAAGAACTTGCCAGAAAAGTTGCCGTAATTAAAGGGGTTAGTTCTAAATTAATTGAATTAGAAGTACCCGAAGAAAAAACGGTTTAATTTGAAGATTACACCTAGAACACAAAGTCGAAAATAATTATCAGAGATCTCACCGATCTCACAATCCTTTTTTAACTCAAGTATAATTTTTGATGAACACAAAACTTTTTTTTATTCGTAAAACAAAAAATCTTTTTGAAAGATTTAAGCTGCACATTTTTATCAATCCTTTTAGCAACATCTTTTTGCAATTAGTTTATCTTTCAAAACTATCCAAATGGATCAATGACGCACCAAAACCATCCTATAATGATTTCTATTGTAAAAAAGTTGATTACGGTAAACGGATGTTGATGCATAAATACATTTTGGAAAAAGAAGAACTTGAAAATGATATTGACTATTTGGAATTCGGTGTAGCAAGCGGAGTATCTTTTAAGTGGTGGGTAGAAAATAATAAAAATACTAAATCGAAATTTTATGGCTTTGATACTTTTACTGGTTTACCAGAAGATTTTGGCGTGTTCAAAAAAAACGATTATTCCCAGAATGGAAAATTCCCACCGATCAATGATGAACGTGTTGAATTTTGGAGCGGAATGT
Proteins encoded:
- a CDS encoding SRPBCC domain-containing protein, whose product is MLEKIKTSVTISTTPEILYKAWLNSKEHSAFTGGKAVVSSKVGAGYTAWNGYISGKNILLYSNKKIIQSWRSTDFPAGCPDSRLEIIFGATKTGTKITLIHSDLPEGQGNDYKKGWKDFYFQPMKKYYKKK
- a CDS encoding class I SAM-dependent methyltransferase — its product is MNTKLFFIRKTKNLFERFKLHIFINPFSNIFLQLVYLSKLSKWINDAPKPSYNDFYCKKVDYGKRMLMHKYILEKEELENDIDYLEFGVASGVSFKWWVENNKNTKSKFYGFDTFTGLPEDFGVFKKNDYSQNGKFPPINDERVEFWSGMFQKSLPKFLNKFSWNRKVVIHMDADLYSSTLYVLTSVARYLKEGDIIIFDEFGVPTHEFRAFVDFFSAYPMKYELLAATNNYLQIAIKIIEVK